A DNA window from Drosophila pseudoobscura strain MV-25-SWS-2005 chromosome 2, UCI_Dpse_MV25, whole genome shotgun sequence contains the following coding sequences:
- the LOC6896908 gene encoding uncharacterized protein yields MNGNALLDIQSVIYVATILLMRFRIDADYFASKINLMSLCENSGKQSTDRARNMNTSPKTLGRVAVVVVLILIVQNTQGLFKATNIKCQCYDKTFCEFTQCELKVVGRGLVAINIYVKIHQLPVKKVLVNASLFRRFNGFRPFLYNITVDFCEFMKHSKRYPWFAIAHSQISGFSNLNHTCPYNVSKELQIIPRINFYLLSE; encoded by the exons ATGAATGGTAATGCATTGTTAGATATTCAATCAGTGATTTATGTAGCCACCATTTTATTAATGAGGTTCCGCATTGATGCTGATTACTTCGCCTCGAAAATCAATTTAATGTCACTCTGTGAGAACTCTGGAAAACAGTCAACAGATAGAGCTAGAAATATGAATACTTCACCGAAAACACTCGGCAGAGTGGCAGTAGTTGTGGTCTTAATCCTTATTGTACAAAACACACAGGGCCTGTTCAAGGCGACCAACATCAAGTGCCAATGCTATGACAAAACATTTTGTGAGTTTACGCAGTGCGAATTGAAGGTAGTTGGACGTGGCCTGGTGGCCATCAACATATACGTTAAGATCCACCAATTGCCAGTGAAGAAAGTCCTG GTAAACGCAAGCCTTTTTCGGAGATTCAATGGCTTCCGGCCATTTCTTTACAATATTACCGTGGACTTTTGTGAGTTTATGAAGCACTCGAAACGCTATCCCTGGTTTGCCATAGCTCATAGCCAAATTTCGGGCTTCTCTAATCTGAACCATACCTGCCCCTACAATGTGAGTAAAGAACTTCAAATAATTCCCcgtattaatttttatttgctgtCAGAATGA